The genome window AATGTGATGGGACCTTATACTTACAAGGGAATCTTTATGGATAACCCGAATGTAAACGGTCAAAATATAAACGCACACAATAATAATCATCACGGTATCGCGCAATTTAAAGGCAAATGGTATGTCGTGTATCACGATAGACGCTTAGTGCAAGCGGCAGAACATCCGATATCTTTAGGAAAAGCAAATCCTGCGCCGGCATTTCATCGGAGCGTGAGCATTGATGAATTTACCTATAACGGCGACGAAATGAATAAGCTTACTTTCACAAATGAAGGTCCGAAGCAAATTCAAAACTTTAATCCTTATCGCACCTATCCTGCGCTCACCAGTTCGATGCAACGCAATGTGCGCAGCCGCACTGATTGGAATAAATCCGATTGGTCAAAGGGAGTTGCTGCAAAGCATATTTTAACGCCTTACGCTTCGAAAGAATCGTGGATTCGCATTTCGGGAGTTGACTTCGGGGACGGCGCAAAAGCGTTCCAAGTGAAAGCGGCAAGCGTTGCCGATGGCAATAAAATTGAAATTCGGAAAGGTTCGGTGACAGGAAAACTCGCGGGCACTTGCGCTCTCGAAAAAACATCGGGCTGGAATCAATATGCCGAAAATAAATGCGAAGTTTCGAATTTGGATGGCGTCGTCGATCAACTTTTCCTCGTCTTCAAAGGCTCTGCCGATTCGACGATGGGAATTTTAGAATGGAGCTTTGCGGATGAAGTCAAGCCGGAAATTCCGCAGGCACCTTTCGGCGGAATCGCAGCAAAAATCCCGGGAAAAATTGAAGCGGAAAATTATGACGAAGGCGGCGCACGCAAAGCGTATTACGACAACGAAAAAGAAAATCAAGGCGACGCAAAATTCCGTGAAGACGAAGGCGTTGACATTGTTCTCGGCGGAAGCGGCAAAGCGTTGGGTTATACGGTTGCGGGCGAATGGATCGAATACACGGTGAATGTACCGACTGCGGGAATTTATCAATTAACGCTGAATATCGCGAGCGGCTCGGAAACTTCGAGTTTGCAATTCTTGGTAAACGATCAAGCGATTACCGATACGATAAAAATTCCAAAGACCGATTCGACGTGGAATGTTTATCAAGAAATTGATGCGGGCAAAGTGACCCTCGCTGCGGGCGAACAAATTTTGAAAATGCAAATCACCGGCAGCTATGTGAATGTCGATTGGTTTGAATTGAGCGATACCGCGACAACGGGAATTATAAACCGTTTGAATTTCGAAGGCAATAGCGCCGAAACGCAATTCGATGTTTTCGATGTCAACGGAAATCGCATTCTCGGAATTCGCTCTTCTGTTTCTCAAATTTCCGATGAAGTGCGGAATGCAGTGCATCGCTCGGGCATTTACCTTGTCCGCGGAAAACGCAACGGCTTTGTCAAACGGATTCGTGTTACCGAATAAGGAGGACGGAAAATGAAATTGCAGACAAAGAAAATTTTCATCGGTATGAGTTTGTGCGTGGTGACAGCGATGGCTTCGACGGTGGATGTGAATATCGACGAAGAACATCAAGTCATCCGCGGCTTTGGCGGTATGGTGCACAATACATGGCAAGGCGGAAAAGGGTTGTCCGATGCCGATGCAGCGATTGCATTCGGCGTGGGCGAAGGAAAAATCGGGCTTAACACGCTTCGTATTCCGGTGAATGAAAAATCGAGTCAATTTGGAAACGAAGTTTCGGCGGCGAAATCGGCTAAAAAATATGCGGGCGACGATTTTCTTTTGTATGCGACGCCGTGGACTTCGCTATATGCGAGCGGAAATCAACATGTAGCAGCTTCGGATTATCAAAATTATACGGATTATTTGAATAGCTTTGCTGAATACATGAAAAATCAAGGCGTTCCTTTGTATGCAATTTCGATTAGCAATGAACCCGACTGGTGCAGTGAATGGGCTTGTTGGAGCGCCGACGAAATTTACAATTACACCAAAGGCTACGGCGATAAATTGCGCAAGCACGGCACAAAAGTCATT of Hallerella porci contains these proteins:
- a CDS encoding family 43 glycosylhydrolase, whose translation is MGFCRIVSVAALAAGFGVCAFADNPIVNYHYLADPAATANDSMFYIITDSDDLAGDSNYTIKSLYALASYDMKNWIDYGIILEAKREYDNINDIWASGIDIGPDGKFYIVYPDGGGGGVGLVVADQINGPYTNPIPNNKKLINNWGGGLADCDGIGWCFDPAIFFDDDGQGYFTFGGGNSDSRPAAENNNNIFNIYKFNKEVNGFDVSSKTQLKIAGPKAMEASYIHKKGDTYYLSYSTSDLRIAYGTSKNVMGPYTYKGIFMDNPNVNGQNINAHNNNHHGIAQFKGKWYVVYHDRRLVQAAEHPISLGKANPAPAFHRSVSIDEFTYNGDEMNKLTFTNEGPKQIQNFNPYRTYPALTSSMQRNVRSRTDWNKSDWSKGVAAKHILTPYASKESWIRISGVDFGDGAKAFQVKAASVADGNKIEIRKGSVTGKLAGTCALEKTSGWNQYAENKCEVSNLDGVVDQLFLVFKGSADSTMGILEWSFADEVKPEIPQAPFGGIAAKIPGKIEAENYDEGGARKAYYDNEKENQGDAKFREDEGVDIVLGGSGKALGYTVAGEWIEYTVNVPTAGIYQLTLNIASGSETSSLQFLVNDQAITDTIKIPKTDSTWNVYQEIDAGKVTLAAGEQILKMQITGSYVNVDWFELSDTATTGIINRLNFEGNSAETQFDVFDVNGNRILGIRSSVSQISDEVRNAVHRSGIYLVRGKRNGFVKRIRVTE
- a CDS encoding glycoside hydrolase yields the protein MKLQTKKIFIGMSLCVVTAMASTVDVNIDEEHQVIRGFGGMVHNTWQGGKGLSDADAAIAFGVGEGKIGLNTLRIPVNEKSSQFGNEVSAAKSAKKYAGDDFLLYATPWTSLYASGNQHVAASDYQNYTDYLNSFAEYMKNQGVPLYAISISNEPDWCSEWACWSADEIYNYTKGYGDKLRKHGTKVISNESFAYQKKLYDKVLNDAAALKNWDILGAHFYASEANTADNFFSVCVSR